Proteins encoded together in one Rhizobium bangladeshense window:
- a CDS encoding P1 family peptidase, whose translation MPDLLNLITDIEGVSVGHATDLALGSGVTVIVFDEPAVASGTVLGGAPGGRDTGLLDPSMTVGAVDAFVLSGGSAFGLDAAGGVQAGLRENGRGFAVGTARIPIVPQAILMDLLNGGDKDWGLHSPYRDMGYAAMKAATKGAFALGTAGAGTGATTATFKGGLGSASAVSSAGHHVAALVAVNALGSATIGDGPHFWAAPFEKDGEFGGLGLPATADHRMRLKGMTTPATTIGAVVTDAQLTKAEAHRLSLAGHDGLARALLPAHLPLDGDTIFAASTAKHPRSDMASLMELCHLAAIVMARAIARGVYMASTLPSEGAQEAWRDRYPNAD comes from the coding sequence TTGCCCGACCTTCTCAACCTGATCACCGATATCGAAGGCGTCTCCGTCGGCCATGCGACCGACCTCGCCTTAGGATCCGGTGTCACAGTCATCGTATTCGACGAGCCAGCCGTCGCATCCGGCACGGTGCTCGGCGGCGCACCGGGCGGACGCGACACCGGCCTGCTCGACCCGTCGATGACCGTCGGCGCCGTGGATGCCTTCGTGCTCTCCGGCGGCTCGGCTTTCGGCCTCGATGCCGCCGGCGGGGTGCAGGCGGGATTGCGCGAGAACGGCCGCGGCTTCGCCGTGGGCACCGCGCGCATACCGATCGTGCCGCAGGCGATCCTGATGGATCTGCTGAATGGTGGCGACAAGGATTGGGGTCTGCATTCGCCCTATCGCGACATGGGTTACGCCGCGATGAAGGCCGCGACGAAGGGCGCCTTCGCGCTCGGTACCGCCGGCGCGGGCACCGGAGCGACGACAGCCACTTTCAAGGGGGGGCTCGGCTCCGCCAGCGCCGTCAGCAGCGCCGGCCATCACGTCGCGGCGCTCGTCGCCGTCAATGCGCTCGGCTCCGCAACGATTGGTGACGGGCCGCATTTCTGGGCGGCACCCTTCGAGAAAGACGGAGAATTCGGCGGGCTCGGCCTGCCTGCGACGGCCGACCACAGGATGCGACTCAAGGGGATGACCACGCCGGCGACGACGATCGGCGCGGTAGTCACCGATGCGCAACTGACGAAGGCGGAGGCGCATCGGCTCTCACTTGCAGGTCATGACGGCCTTGCCCGGGCGCTGCTGCCGGCGCATCTGCCGCTCGACGGAGATACCATCTTTGCCGCTTCGACAGCCAAACATCCGAGAAGCGACATGGCAAGCCTGATGGAGCTTTGCCACCTAGCCGCTATCGTCATGGCGCGGGCGATCGCGCGCGGCGTCTACATGGCAAGCACCCTTCCGTCCGAGGGCGCGCAAGAGGCATGGCGAGACCGCTACCCGAACGCCGATTGA
- a CDS encoding ABC transporter permease — MIALVLRRFLGLLFTLLIVSLLIFAVMDLLPGDPASIMLGTSTSPETLSALRHELGLDQPLILRYGRWLAGVMSGNLGQSYTYGVPVAGLIAERLSVTLPLALMAIMLSVAIALPVGVLAASRRGSIFAVIATLFSQISIALPAFWVALLLIILFSTMLGLMPAGGFPGWNEGFLPALQALVMPAVALAMPQAGVLTRVARSAVLETMHEDFARTAMAKGLSSSAVLWRHIVPNALIPILTMIGLQFTFLVAGAVLVENVFNLPGLGRLALQALSQRDIIVMQDVVLFFAALVIVMNFIVDLSYLAIDPRMRKAV; from the coding sequence ATGATCGCGCTTGTCCTTCGCCGCTTCCTCGGCCTCCTATTCACGCTTCTCATCGTCTCGCTGTTGATCTTTGCCGTTATGGATCTCCTACCAGGCGACCCCGCCTCGATCATGCTCGGCACCTCGACAAGCCCGGAAACCCTGTCGGCATTGCGTCACGAGCTTGGCCTCGACCAGCCGCTCATCCTGCGTTACGGACGATGGCTGGCCGGCGTCATGTCGGGCAATCTCGGCCAATCCTACACCTATGGCGTTCCCGTTGCGGGGCTGATCGCTGAGCGGCTGTCAGTGACCCTGCCGCTGGCGCTGATGGCGATCATGCTGTCGGTGGCGATTGCCCTGCCGGTCGGCGTGCTGGCCGCTTCGCGGCGCGGCAGTATCTTCGCCGTCATCGCAACGCTCTTCTCGCAGATCAGCATCGCCTTGCCCGCCTTCTGGGTGGCGCTGCTCTTGATCATTCTGTTTTCGACGATGCTCGGACTGATGCCGGCGGGCGGCTTTCCCGGATGGAACGAGGGATTTCTGCCGGCATTGCAGGCGCTTGTCATGCCGGCCGTGGCGCTGGCGATGCCGCAGGCGGGGGTGCTGACGCGCGTCGCACGTTCGGCCGTGCTTGAGACGATGCATGAGGATTTTGCCCGCACCGCGATGGCCAAGGGCCTGTCAAGCAGTGCGGTGCTGTGGCGGCATATCGTGCCGAACGCGCTGATCCCGATCCTTACAATGATCGGGCTGCAGTTCACCTTTCTCGTCGCCGGCGCGGTGCTGGTGGAGAACGTCTTCAACCTGCCCGGTCTCGGGCGCCTCGCCCTTCAGGCGCTCTCCCAGCGCGACATCATCGTGATGCAGGATGTCGTGCTGTTCTTCGCGGCTCTCGTTATTGTCATGAACTTCATCGTCGATCTCTCCTATCTGGCGATCGACCCCAGGATGAGAAAGGCTGTCTGA
- a CDS encoding NlpC/P60 family protein yields MTMLDRRLHAYRPDLAEAGLEGKVQASRFVEGAPARVALPVVALRPEPELARGIDTELLLGEEVTVYDRADDWCWVKAVSDGYVGYLEAEALTQGGPEPTHIVTVQRTFLYPEPELRKPHRAILSMGSRIHVAGDAEARGNHYVVLADGTAIFARHVQPIGALDGDDYVGIAARFLETPYLWGGRSGLGIDCSGLIQLAMLMTGRQAPRDTDMQASGLGEPIDRSEIRRGDLVFWKGHVAIFEDPQTILHANGHSMTVARENFEAAVERIGVLYERPTGYRRPFRTFPG; encoded by the coding sequence ATGACGATGCTCGACCGCCGCCTGCATGCCTATAGGCCGGATCTCGCCGAAGCGGGGCTCGAGGGCAAGGTGCAGGCGTCTCGCTTCGTGGAAGGCGCTCCGGCGCGCGTTGCCCTTCCCGTCGTCGCTCTGCGGCCTGAACCGGAGCTTGCACGCGGCATCGATACCGAACTGCTCCTCGGTGAGGAGGTGACCGTTTATGATCGCGCCGACGATTGGTGTTGGGTGAAAGCCGTCTCGGACGGCTATGTCGGCTATCTCGAGGCAGAGGCGCTCACGCAAGGAGGGCCAGAGCCGACCCACATCGTCACCGTACAGCGCACCTTCCTCTATCCGGAGCCGGAACTGCGCAAACCGCACCGGGCTATCCTGTCGATGGGAAGCCGCATTCATGTCGCTGGCGATGCGGAAGCGCGCGGCAATCACTACGTCGTGCTGGCGGACGGCACGGCGATCTTCGCCAGACACGTCCAGCCGATCGGCGCTCTCGACGGTGACGATTATGTCGGCATCGCCGCCCGTTTCCTGGAGACGCCCTATCTCTGGGGCGGCCGCTCCGGCCTCGGCATCGATTGCTCCGGCCTTATTCAGTTGGCGATGCTGATGACAGGCAGACAGGCGCCGCGCGATACCGATATGCAGGCCTCCGGCCTCGGCGAACCGATCGACCGCTCCGAAATCCGCCGCGGCGACCTCGTATTCTGGAAGGGCCATGTCGCTATCTTTGAAGATCCCCAAACCATTCTCCACGCCAACGGCCACAGCATGACGGTGGCGCGTGAAAATTTCGAGGCGGCCGTCGAGCGCATCGGCGTGCTGTACGAACGACCGACCGGCTATCGCCGCCCGTTTAGAACCTTTCCGGGTTAG
- a CDS encoding ABC transporter substrate-binding protein, protein MTKLSFAPSRFVRRLSLAAALSAGLVMTVMTPAEAAKTTLTLGMSVEPAGLDPTIAAPVAIGQVTWQNVFEGLVTIDQAGKVQPQLAKSWEISPDGLTYTFKLQTGVKFHDGEAFDAASAKFSLDRARGADSVNPQKRFFASIASIETPDAETLVLHLSAPTGSLIYWLGWPASVMVAPKTAAEDKVTPIGTGPFKFASWTKGDRVELIRNSDYWNKDAAAKLDKVTFRFIADPQAQAAALKSGDLDAFPEFAAPELMTSFVGDGRLITEIGNTELKVVAGMNNARKPFDDKRVRQALMMAIDRQTVIDGAWSGLGTPIGSHYTPNDPGYKDMTGVLRYDVEKAKALLSAAGYPNGFTFTIKSPQMAYAPRSAQVMQAMFAEIGVTMNIEPTEFPAKWVQDVMKDRNFDMTIVAHAEPLDIDIYARDPYYFNYRNPAFDALMKKVQETTDPDAQNAVYGEAQQILAEDVPALYLFVMPKLGVWDKKLKGLWENEPIPSNVLSGVYWEE, encoded by the coding sequence ATGACCAAGCTTTCGTTTGCGCCTTCGCGTTTCGTCAGGCGGCTTTCCCTCGCTGCCGCGCTTTCGGCCGGTCTGGTGATGACGGTCATGACGCCGGCGGAAGCGGCGAAGACCACCCTCACCCTCGGCATGAGCGTCGAGCCGGCCGGCCTCGATCCGACGATCGCGGCCCCGGTCGCGATCGGCCAGGTCACCTGGCAGAATGTGTTCGAGGGGCTGGTGACGATCGACCAGGCCGGCAAGGTCCAGCCGCAGCTGGCGAAAAGCTGGGAGATCTCTCCCGATGGCCTGACATATACGTTCAAGCTGCAGACCGGCGTCAAATTCCACGACGGCGAGGCCTTCGATGCCGCGAGCGCCAAGTTTTCGCTCGACCGCGCCCGCGGGGCGGATTCGGTCAATCCGCAGAAGCGCTTCTTCGCCTCGATCGCCTCGATCGAGACGCCGGATGCCGAAACGCTGGTGCTGCATCTATCGGCGCCGACCGGCAGCCTGATCTACTGGCTCGGGTGGCCGGCCTCAGTGATGGTCGCGCCGAAGACGGCCGCCGAGGACAAGGTGACTCCGATCGGTACCGGTCCTTTCAAGTTCGCCAGTTGGACGAAGGGCGACAGGGTCGAACTTATCAGGAATAGCGACTACTGGAACAAGGATGCGGCTGCCAAGCTCGACAAGGTGACCTTCCGCTTCATCGCCGATCCGCAAGCGCAGGCGGCCGCGCTGAAATCCGGCGATCTCGATGCCTTTCCCGAATTTGCAGCCCCCGAGCTGATGACTTCCTTCGTCGGCGATGGGCGGCTCATCACCGAGATCGGCAATACCGAACTCAAGGTCGTTGCCGGCATGAACAATGCCAGGAAGCCCTTCGACGACAAGCGCGTGCGCCAGGCGCTTATGATGGCGATCGACCGCCAGACCGTGATCGACGGGGCGTGGTCCGGCCTCGGCACGCCAATCGGCAGCCACTACACTCCGAACGATCCGGGCTATAAGGACATGACAGGCGTCCTGCGCTACGATGTCGAAAAGGCGAAGGCGCTGCTTTCCGCAGCCGGCTACCCAAACGGCTTCACCTTCACAATCAAATCGCCGCAGATGGCATATGCGCCGCGCAGCGCCCAGGTGATGCAGGCGATGTTTGCGGAAATCGGCGTGACGATGAACATCGAACCGACGGAGTTTCCGGCGAAATGGGTGCAGGACGTCATGAAGGATCGAAACTTCGACATGACGATCGTTGCCCATGCCGAACCGCTCGACATCGACATCTACGCACGCGATCCCTATTATTTCAACTACAGAAATCCGGCCTTCGACGCGCTGATGAAGAAGGTCCAGGAGACGACCGATCCCGACGCGCAAAATGCGGTCTACGGCGAAGCGCAACAGATCCTCGCCGAGGACGTACCGGCGCTCTACCTCTTCGTCATGCCGAAACTCGGCGTCTGGGACAAAAAGCTGAAGGGGCTGTGGGAGAACGAGCCGATTCCGTCGAATGTGCTGTCGGGGGTTTATTGGGAGGAGTGA
- a CDS encoding LysR family transcriptional regulator, protein MQIRALMYFDELVRTNSMRQAAENLNVAPTAISRQIENLEYHFGAPLVERSARGVKLTAAGELLAARAGRTLRELDHVQQLIEDLKGLQRGRVSIYANGATVANLLAPALAEFSLKYPQLRFTVTITSARQAVDAVNSAEADIAVTLFAPVISGTKVRLRSEIAYDFIVTPQHPAAALAEIPIRQLADYPLALPDQSFGFRQAFDALFEKEGPSLDPVFVTSSLEMLKELVLSGAAATLLPALTVRREIEAGQLLAIPLAGKTGIRTHVDLCVAPDRQLSFAATKLLDFIERFMRERTNGRAGTKD, encoded by the coding sequence ATGCAGATCCGGGCGCTGATGTATTTCGACGAGCTGGTGAGGACCAATTCCATGCGCCAGGCGGCCGAGAACCTCAATGTCGCGCCGACGGCGATCAGCCGGCAGATCGAGAACCTCGAATATCATTTCGGCGCGCCGCTGGTCGAACGCAGCGCCCGCGGCGTCAAGCTGACGGCGGCCGGCGAGCTTCTCGCTGCGCGCGCCGGCCGGACGCTGCGGGAACTCGATCACGTGCAGCAGCTGATCGAAGACCTGAAGGGACTGCAGCGCGGTCGTGTCAGCATCTATGCCAATGGCGCCACCGTCGCCAATCTCTTGGCGCCGGCGCTTGCCGAATTCAGCCTGAAATATCCGCAGCTGCGTTTCACCGTGACGATCACCAGCGCGCGGCAGGCGGTCGATGCCGTCAACAGCGCCGAAGCCGATATTGCGGTGACGCTGTTTGCGCCCGTCATATCAGGCACCAAGGTGCGGCTGCGCTCCGAGATCGCCTATGATTTCATTGTCACGCCGCAGCATCCGGCGGCCGCCCTTGCCGAAATCCCCATCCGGCAACTCGCCGATTACCCATTGGCGCTGCCGGATCAATCCTTCGGTTTCCGCCAGGCCTTCGATGCGCTGTTCGAGAAGGAGGGGCCTAGCCTCGATCCCGTCTTCGTCACCAGTTCGCTCGAAATGCTGAAGGAACTGGTGCTCAGCGGGGCTGCGGCGACGCTGCTGCCGGCGCTGACCGTCCGCCGCGAAATCGAAGCGGGCCAGCTCCTGGCCATTCCGCTTGCCGGCAAGACCGGCATCCGCACCCATGTCGATCTCTGCGTCGCGCCGGACCGGCAGCTGTCCTTCGCGGCGACGAAACTGCTCGACTTCATCGAGAGGTTCATGCGCGAGCGTACGAACGGCCGAGCCGGGACCAAAGACTGA
- a CDS encoding amidase: MAQIDLPIRELRRRFADKSLSPLEYWLALEDHIAAWEPQISALYLYDPEAARAQAKASTERWATEQTLGALDGIPVTLKELIATKGQPVPFGTRAVELKPAEADAPAAARLREDGAVIFAKTTCPDYGMLSSGLSSFHPLSRNPWDVTQNPGGSSAGAAAAAAAGYGPLHIGTDIGGSVRLPAGWTGIFGFKPSHGRIPADPYYVGRCLGPMTRTVEDAAFSMATLSRPDWRDGTSLPPNDFDWMDLDIDVSGMKIGLMLDAGCGLAVDDEIRGAIEAAAKCFERAGATIISVQPVLTREMLDGLDTFWRARLWSDIAGMDEERRGSILPYISDWARTGAEISGVAAVRGFNQTIEMRRSCGQLFTTVDALLSPTNPIISYPAEWASPTNDPTRPFEHIAFTVPWNMSEQPAASINCGFSRSGMPIGLQIVGPRFDDMRVLRLSKAFEDWTGGVSAWPQRQIT; the protein is encoded by the coding sequence ATGGCCCAAATCGACCTTCCCATCCGCGAACTCAGACGACGCTTCGCCGATAAGAGCCTCTCGCCGCTCGAATACTGGCTCGCCCTCGAAGATCATATCGCCGCCTGGGAGCCGCAGATCTCCGCCCTCTATCTCTACGACCCGGAGGCGGCGCGCGCGCAGGCGAAAGCTTCCACGGAGCGCTGGGCGACGGAACAAACGCTCGGCGCGCTCGACGGCATCCCGGTCACGCTGAAAGAACTGATCGCGACGAAAGGCCAGCCGGTGCCGTTCGGCACCAGGGCGGTGGAACTGAAGCCAGCGGAGGCCGACGCGCCGGCTGCCGCGCGGCTGCGCGAGGACGGCGCGGTGATCTTCGCCAAGACCACCTGCCCCGATTACGGCATGCTCTCCTCCGGCCTGTCGAGCTTTCATCCCCTCAGTCGCAATCCCTGGGACGTGACTCAGAACCCCGGCGGATCGAGCGCGGGCGCCGCGGCGGCGGCAGCGGCCGGTTACGGGCCTTTGCATATCGGCACGGATATCGGCGGCTCGGTGCGGCTCCCCGCCGGCTGGACCGGTATCTTCGGCTTCAAGCCGAGCCACGGACGCATTCCAGCCGATCCCTATTATGTCGGGCGATGTCTCGGACCGATGACCCGCACCGTCGAAGACGCAGCTTTTTCGATGGCGACGCTGTCACGGCCCGACTGGCGCGACGGCACGAGCCTGCCGCCGAACGATTTCGACTGGATGGACCTCGATATCGACGTGTCGGGCATGAAAATCGGCCTGATGCTCGACGCCGGCTGCGGACTTGCGGTAGACGACGAGATCCGAGGCGCCATCGAAGCGGCGGCAAAATGTTTCGAGCGCGCCGGCGCGACCATCATCTCCGTTCAACCGGTGCTGACACGCGAGATGCTTGACGGGCTCGACACGTTCTGGCGCGCCCGCCTCTGGAGCGATATTGCAGGCATGGATGAAGAGCGGCGCGGAAGCATCCTGCCTTATATCAGCGACTGGGCGAGGACAGGCGCCGAGATAAGTGGGGTCGCTGCAGTCCGCGGCTTCAACCAGACGATCGAAATGCGCAGGAGCTGCGGACAGTTGTTCACCACGGTCGACGCCCTGCTTTCGCCGACCAACCCGATCATCTCCTATCCGGCCGAATGGGCATCGCCGACCAACGATCCGACAAGGCCGTTCGAACACATCGCTTTCACCGTGCCGTGGAACATGTCGGAGCAGCCGGCTGCCTCAATCAATTGCGGCTTCTCCCGGTCGGGCATGCCGATCGGGCTGCAGATCGTCGGGCCGCGCTTCGACGACATGCGGGTGCTCAGACTGTCGAAAGCCTTCGAGGATTGGACCGGCGGCGTGAGCGCCTGGCCACAGCGGCAGATCACTTAG
- a CDS encoding ABC transporter permease, producing MSQIAPFAIAGRRRAAVFSRRMNLIAGAVIIGLLVTVALLSLVWTPLPPAKMQIVHKLQPPLAFGLLGTDQFGRDVLSMLMVGCWNSLSVAITAVAIGGTLGSIAGISAAAIRGPSEALLMRICDVIFALPPILSAMMLGAFLGPGRFTAITAIAVFMIPVFARVTLATSLQAWSRDYVTAARAIGNTRLTISLRHVLPNIISQIIVHGTIQLGLAILTEAGLSFLGLGMAPPAPTWGRMLADAQTYLALAPWLAVLPGLAIALAVLGFNMLGDGLRDLLDPREASR from the coding sequence GTGTCCCAGATCGCGCCCTTCGCCATCGCCGGCCGCCGAAGAGCTGCTGTATTTAGCCGGCGAATGAATCTCATCGCGGGCGCCGTCATCATCGGCCTGCTGGTGACGGTGGCGCTGCTGTCGCTCGTCTGGACGCCTTTACCACCGGCGAAGATGCAGATCGTCCATAAACTACAGCCGCCGCTTGCCTTCGGTCTGCTTGGAACGGATCAGTTCGGGCGCGACGTGCTGTCGATGCTGATGGTGGGATGCTGGAACTCACTCTCGGTCGCCATCACCGCGGTTGCGATCGGCGGGACGCTCGGCTCGATCGCCGGCATCTCCGCCGCAGCGATCCGCGGTCCATCCGAAGCGCTGCTGATGCGCATCTGCGACGTCATCTTCGCCCTGCCGCCGATCCTGTCGGCCATGATGCTCGGCGCCTTTCTCGGGCCGGGGCGGTTCACTGCGATCACAGCGATCGCCGTGTTCATGATTCCGGTCTTTGCCCGAGTGACGCTGGCAACCTCGCTGCAGGCTTGGAGCCGCGATTATGTGACGGCGGCGCGCGCGATCGGCAATACGCGCCTGACCATCTCGCTGCGCCATGTGCTGCCGAATATCATCAGCCAGATCATCGTGCATGGGACGATCCAGCTTGGGCTGGCGATCCTGACGGAAGCGGGTCTGAGTTTTCTGGGGCTAGGCATGGCGCCTCCGGCACCGACATGGGGCCGAATGCTTGCCGATGCGCAAACCTATCTGGCGCTAGCCCCCTGGCTTGCCGTCCTGCCCGGCCTTGCCATCGCGCTTGCCGTCCTCGGCTTCAACATGCTCGGTGACGGCTTGCGAGACCTTCTTGATCCACGCGAGGCGAGCCGCTGA
- a CDS encoding MarR family transcriptional regulator encodes MPIELTASQALGLWHGVALDQVRHDDRDLTLRQMAILLHIYLVPPPHTVRGLAATLNVTKPVITRALDTMGEMGLVDRVRDDADRRNVIIKRTVGGALYLEKLGDLVRDQGRRLPI; translated from the coding sequence GTGCCGATCGAACTGACCGCCTCGCAGGCGCTGGGGCTCTGGCATGGCGTGGCGCTCGATCAGGTTCGCCATGACGACCGCGATTTGACATTGCGCCAGATGGCAATCCTGCTGCATATTTACTTGGTTCCGCCGCCCCACACGGTGCGCGGGCTTGCCGCCACGCTCAACGTCACAAAGCCGGTTATCACCCGCGCCTTGGATACGATGGGTGAGATGGGCTTGGTGGATCGCGTGCGCGATGATGCAGACCGGCGCAATGTGATCATCAAACGCACAGTCGGTGGCGCGCTTTACCTGGAGAAGCTCGGCGATCTTGTCCGGGATCAGGGCCGCCGGCTGCCGATCTGA